A single region of the Ictalurus punctatus breed USDA103 chromosome 17, Coco_2.0, whole genome shotgun sequence genome encodes:
- the nkapd1 gene encoding NKAP domain containing 1 has translation MAKVPVGKVLLRNVIRHTDAHNKIQEESEMWKLRDMERKTSSPRESKHSWSTRSSMHCDRYLKESEGSTRGRLGERACLSERDEREARYWTRKLYEFEANDPDRWGHSGFKELYPEEFQSDRETDDAKHRRNGKDKTSTEKQKKTKKSSKRKKKKKKTKQRTEGSESDSSATNGAKRKRKSGKSKHRRKKAHKHKVTEEDSSTDDCESDRGREKMRRKRYGTVIDTQTEPERKKRKNWKAANEEKSEDSSED, from the exons ATACAGGAGGAGTCAGAGATGTGGAAGCTGAGGGACATGGAGCGGAAGACCTCGTCTCCTCGTGAATCAAAGCACAGCTGGAGCACAAG aagCAGCATGCACTGTGACCGATACCTGAAAGAGTCAGAAGGGTCCACGCGTGGCAGGCTTGGTGAAAGAGCATGTCTTTCTGAGAGAGATGAGCGAGAGGCTCGTTACTGGACACGAAAACTCTATGAATTTGAGGCCAACGATCCAGACAG ATGGGGACATAGTGGTTTTAAGGAGCTTTATCCAGAGGAGTTTCAATCCGACAG AGAGACAGATGATgcaaaacacagaagaaacggCAAGGACAAAACGTCTACTGAGAAACAAAAGAAGACCAAGAAATCCTCTAAgcgaaagaagaaaaaaaagaaaacgaagCAGAGGACTGAAGGGTCAGAGTCAGACAGCAGTGCCACAAATGGTGCCAAAAGGAAGCGGAAAAGCGGTAAAAGCAAACACCGCAGGAAAaaggcacacaaacacaaagtgacGGAAGAGGACAGCAGCACAGACGACTGTGAGTCAGACAGAGGGCGAGAAAAGATGCGGAGGAAaagatatggaactgtaatagacacacaaacagagccTGAAAGGAAAAAACGGAAGAACTGGAAAGCAGCGAATGAAGAGAAATCAGAGGATAGCTCTGAGGACTGA